The Natrinema pellirubrum DSM 15624 region TCTCGAACACCCTCTCACGGATCGAGGACGAGGCCGACGCCGTCGTCCAGGATCTCTCGCTGGCCGCGCCCGAGGGCACCGACGGCATCTCGAGCGCCCGTGCCCGGCTGGCGATCGATTCCGGCCGCTCCGAGGAGGCCCTCGCGGCCATCCGCTCGATCGGCTCGGACAAGGAACTGACCGTCGTCGAACCGCTGCTCGGAGGTGAGGCCTGATGCGACTCGCAATTCTCGGTGCCGGCGACGTAGGCCGTTCGGTGGCCGATCTGGCCGGCGAGTACGGCCACGAGGTCGTCGCGCTGGCCGACTCGACCAGCGCCGCGGTCGATCCCGACGGGATCCCTGTCGAGGCGGCCCTCGAGCGCAAGGCCGGCGACGAGGCCATCGGACCGGCCGATCCCGAGGACGTCCTCGAGACCGAGTACGACGTCCTCATCGAGGCGACGCCGACGACGCTGGACGACGCCGAACCTGGCTTCAGTCACGTCCGGCGCGCGCTCGAGGCCGACCGCCACGCCGTGCTGGCGAACAAGGGGCCGGTCGCCGAACGCTACGAGGAACTTCGCGCGCTCGAGGCCGACAGCGCGGGCTCGATCCGGTTCGAGGCGACCGTCGGCGGCGCGATTCCGGTGCTGTCGACGATCGAGGACTGCACGCCCCAGTCGGTCACCGCCGTCCGCGGCGTCCTCAACGGCACCGCGAACTTCATCCTCACGCGCATGGCCGCGGAAGGTCTCGATTACGAACACGTCCTCGCGGAGGCCCAAGACCTCGGCGTCGCGGAAGCCGATCCGACCTTCGACGTCGACGGCACCGACGCCGCGCTGAAGTTCGTCATCCTCGCGAACGTGCTTGCCGACGGCGGGTTCTCGCTCGCGGACGCGACCGTCGAGGGCATCCAGTCGATCCCCGGCAGTGCGCTCGATCTCGCCGCCGAGGACGGGCGGACGATCCGGCTGATCGGCGAGGCGACCCGCGACGGCGTCCGCGTCGGCCCGCGGCTCATCCCCGAGAACGGCGCGCTCGCGGTCACGGGCACGCGAAACATCGTCCAGATCGAGACCCGCAACGCCGGCTCCTTGCACTCGAGCGGTCGCGGCGCGGGCGGCCCGGAGACGGCGACCGCGGTGCTGTCGGACGTCGGCCGTCTCCCGCCGCTGTAACCGGCTGTTTCTCCCGTACACTCCGTGTTTTCGGCTCTTCCGTTCGAATAGTTGGTCCTCGACGTCGTGCGTATCCGAGCGACCGCTACCCCGGCCGTTCGAACGGTCCATGTCGTGTGAATGCTAGCCAAACCGCAAGAAGGCGGCGGGATGGACCGAATACGCTT contains the following coding sequences:
- a CDS encoding homoserine dehydrogenase codes for the protein MRLAILGAGDVGRSVADLAGEYGHEVVALADSTSAAVDPDGIPVEAALERKAGDEAIGPADPEDVLETEYDVLIEATPTTLDDAEPGFSHVRRALEADRHAVLANKGPVAERYEELRALEADSAGSIRFEATVGGAIPVLSTIEDCTPQSVTAVRGVLNGTANFILTRMAAEGLDYEHVLAEAQDLGVAEADPTFDVDGTDAALKFVILANVLADGGFSLADATVEGIQSIPGSALDLAAEDGRTIRLIGEATRDGVRVGPRLIPENGALAVTGTRNIVQIETRNAGSLHSSGRGAGGPETATAVLSDVGRLPPL